The following proteins come from a genomic window of Natrinema saccharevitans:
- a CDS encoding DUF7344 domain-containing protein produces the protein MSLPPALEPTTTAADVLADPHRRALLAVLRDREGQSPAAATAVGPAMPIADLGTEVAAVERGTPIVPDDHCERRHIELVHRHVPRLVDHGVLTRDAEGDEPTVALTAHPILDLEWVRTLLADPTGDAIPLDEETLTRTLEALREPRRLTVCTELASRGGSIAVDDLAAGVLVREGEADRPADAADPQRTAVATELAHKQLPALAAAGLATHDDESGRAALGTDAPHWDVDWLADGPLAEAAAFVRSDSTRRARLEREPSVPARAIARDPDESRRAGTDVESCWTLEGEANVAERGDEIAAGADQELFVMAPSAVLLGTTCLENMRNAADRGVDVYAASRSPRVRDTVRSTIPTATVCEPRFDWFSFPVDAPQCGYVLLADREAAMLVTAESGADDEDDESIRTGAITGEGRENALVSLVRAKLGPRLDRLATAGDETDGTPLPM, from the coding sequence ATGAGTTTACCCCCGGCCCTCGAGCCGACGACGACCGCGGCGGACGTCCTCGCGGACCCGCACCGGCGGGCGCTCCTCGCCGTGTTGCGCGACCGCGAGGGGCAGTCCCCAGCGGCCGCCACGGCGGTGGGACCCGCCATGCCGATCGCCGACCTCGGGACCGAGGTCGCGGCCGTGGAACGGGGCACTCCGATCGTTCCCGACGACCACTGCGAGCGCCGCCACATCGAACTGGTTCACCGACACGTCCCGCGGCTGGTCGACCACGGTGTCCTGACACGGGACGCCGAGGGCGACGAGCCGACGGTCGCGCTCACCGCCCACCCGATCCTCGATCTCGAGTGGGTCCGTACCCTCCTCGCCGATCCGACCGGGGACGCCATTCCGCTGGACGAGGAGACCCTAACCCGAACCCTCGAGGCGCTCCGGGAACCGCGGCGTCTGACCGTGTGTACCGAACTCGCGAGTCGGGGCGGATCGATCGCCGTCGACGACCTCGCCGCCGGCGTCCTCGTCCGGGAGGGCGAGGCGGACCGCCCGGCCGACGCGGCCGACCCGCAGCGGACGGCCGTGGCGACGGAACTGGCCCACAAACAGCTCCCCGCGCTCGCGGCCGCGGGGCTCGCGACCCACGACGACGAGTCGGGGCGGGCCGCGCTCGGAACCGACGCGCCACACTGGGACGTCGACTGGCTCGCCGACGGGCCGCTCGCCGAGGCCGCCGCGTTCGTTCGGTCCGACTCGACGCGACGAGCGCGACTCGAGCGCGAGCCGTCGGTCCCGGCGCGGGCGATCGCCCGGGACCCTGACGAGAGCCGGCGTGCGGGGACGGACGTCGAGAGCTGCTGGACGCTCGAGGGCGAGGCGAACGTCGCCGAGCGGGGCGACGAGATCGCCGCCGGAGCCGACCAGGAACTGTTCGTCATGGCGCCAAGCGCCGTGTTGCTCGGGACGACCTGCCTCGAGAACATGCGGAACGCCGCCGACCGCGGGGTCGACGTCTACGCGGCGTCGCGGTCGCCCCGCGTGCGCGACACGGTTCGGTCGACGATACCGACCGCGACGGTCTGTGAACCGCGGTTCGACTGGTTCAGTTTCCCGGTGGACGCGCCCCAGTGCGGGTACGTCCTCCTCGCGGACCGCGAGGCGGCTATGCTCGTGACGGCCGAGAGCGGGGCGGACGACGAGGACGACGAGTCGATACGAACGGGCGCGATCACCGGCGAGGGACGCGAGAACGCGCTCGTGTCGCTCGTCCGCGCCAAGCTCGGACCGCGGCTGGATCGACTGGCGACCGCCGGCGACGAGACCGACGGGACGCCCCTGCCGATGTGA
- a CDS encoding calcium/sodium antiporter, protein MLSGTPLYVLLLAAGIVALYGGAELLVSGAGRLALGIGLRATTVGVTVIAFATTAPELFVSTIGALNVSSDVGLGTVVGSNVANIGLVLGVSALIKPLPIGERVLRRHVPTMVLAALLLLGLGANGRIGRLEGAIFLLVLAGFTAFLLYYVNADPPSVADDPDAGAGVSARDVALVVAGLIALVVGSRWLVAGGTGLLSALGVPDLIIGLTVLALGTSLPELAASVVGAVRGETEFAVGNVVGSNIYNVLAVLGVVALITPIEIAPATLRFELPVMVAFTLVLVGMMSYGRRLTRLDGAVLIAGYAGFISLLVL, encoded by the coding sequence ATGCTCTCCGGGACGCCGCTGTACGTCCTCCTGCTCGCGGCCGGTATCGTCGCGCTGTACGGCGGTGCCGAACTGTTGGTTTCCGGGGCGGGACGGCTGGCGCTCGGGATCGGGCTGCGAGCGACGACCGTCGGCGTGACCGTCATCGCCTTCGCGACGACCGCGCCCGAACTGTTCGTCTCGACTATCGGTGCGCTGAACGTCTCGAGCGACGTGGGGCTGGGAACGGTCGTCGGTTCGAACGTGGCCAACATCGGACTCGTACTGGGGGTGTCCGCGCTGATCAAACCGCTCCCGATCGGCGAGCGGGTCCTCCGACGGCACGTCCCCACGATGGTACTCGCGGCCCTGCTCCTACTCGGACTGGGCGCGAACGGGCGGATCGGCCGCCTCGAGGGCGCGATCTTCCTGCTGGTGCTGGCCGGCTTTACGGCCTTCCTTCTCTACTACGTGAACGCGGATCCGCCGTCGGTGGCCGACGATCCGGACGCCGGCGCGGGCGTCTCGGCCCGCGACGTGGCGCTCGTCGTCGCCGGCCTGATCGCGCTGGTGGTCGGCTCGCGGTGGCTCGTCGCCGGCGGGACGGGGCTGTTGTCGGCGCTGGGCGTTCCGGATCTCATCATCGGGCTGACGGTGCTGGCCCTGGGGACGTCGTTGCCCGAACTGGCGGCCTCGGTCGTGGGTGCCGTCCGCGGCGAGACGGAGTTCGCGGTCGGGAACGTCGTCGGCTCGAACATCTACAACGTCCTCGCGGTACTCGGGGTCGTGGCGCTGATCACGCCGATCGAGATCGCACCGGCGACGCTCCGGTTCGAACTCCCGGTCATGGTCGCCTTCACGCTCGTGTTGGTCGGCATGATGAGCTACGGCCGGCGGCTCACGCGGCTCGACGGCGCGGTCCTCATCGCCGGCTACGCCGGGTTCATCTCGTTGCTGGTTCTGTGA